A DNA window from Halomonas zincidurans B6 contains the following coding sequences:
- the ppa gene encoding inorganic diphosphatase, whose translation MSFNQIPAGKDLPNDVYVAIEIPANHAPIKYEIDKEMDALVVDRFMATPMFYPANYGFIPNTLADDGDPLDALVVTPHPLQPGSVIRARPVGVLNMTDEAGEDAKLICVPHHKLSSLYDDVHEVTDLPELLRQQIAHFFENYKDLEKGKWVKVESWDNAEAARKAIEKSVAAYAKQ comes from the coding sequence ATGAGCTTCAATCAGATTCCCGCTGGAAAGGACCTGCCCAACGACGTCTATGTGGCGATCGAGATCCCGGCCAATCACGCCCCGATCAAGTACGAGATCGACAAGGAAATGGACGCCCTGGTCGTCGACCGCTTCATGGCCACGCCGATGTTCTATCCGGCCAACTATGGCTTCATTCCCAACACCCTGGCCGACGACGGCGACCCGCTCGACGCGCTGGTCGTCACCCCGCATCCGCTACAGCCGGGCAGCGTGATCCGCGCGCGTCCGGTGGGCGTGCTCAACATGACCGACGAAGCTGGCGAGGATGCCAAGCTGATCTGCGTGCCGCATCACAAGCTGTCGTCGCTGTACGACGACGTGCATGAAGTCACCGACCTGCCCGAGCTGCTGCGCCAGCAGATCGCCCACTTCTTCGAGAACTACAAGGATCTCGAGAAGGGCAAGTGGGTCAAGGTCGAGTCCTGGGACAACGCCGAAGCCGCGCGCAAGGCCATCGAGAAATCGGTCGCCGCCTACGCCAAGCAGTAA
- a CDS encoding bifunctional protein-serine/threonine kinase/phosphatase, with protein sequence MAEQALSLSYGQAFVAPERRRHRSSMSVLVTEGEMLQSKGVSALISDSIWRNAIAKQAGDLSVRGFLADYYSTPAHWDVKTSATRVLRALNSWSYSQSSYIEGGSYVSSMSLMVLRGRDAHLFHMGDTLVFRLRGAEFEQLTRDHVTDLGGYRYPSRALGLDGNLDIDYAQLPLKQGDLFLFTTRAVRGTLMPSDFVQLIRADVSNLDAACERLAEAAQARAGERGYGAEQFCFQLVRIDRLPELDSATVDVHLGSLPVPSELAVGERLDGLEVLDVLSRNAQSRVYRVRDERSRSEMLLRAPSPELSSRNAYLEHFLLQQWVAERVSSPFVAKLVELPRPRRHLYYLMVDVRGESLSDWLRRHPQASLAQRLDIARQLAKAVQALHRRDVLHQQIHPDTVLIDPHGQVVLSDFSACFRRDGESGKARELAREVGLGVHSAPEYALGDEVGRRSDQYALASTVYWLLTGDVPYDRSPGELRSHTGLEQMTYRSARSRNPAVSAALDDALRRALDPQRALRFRRLSEFLVALRDPRQRGGDERVATGTPAGLWQGIAGLLLLLLVLSWLLK encoded by the coding sequence TTGGCGGAACAAGCACTGTCCCTGAGTTACGGCCAGGCCTTCGTCGCCCCGGAGCGGCGGCGCCATCGTAGCTCCATGTCGGTATTGGTCACCGAGGGCGAGATGCTGCAGAGCAAGGGCGTCAGCGCGTTGATCAGCGACTCCATCTGGCGCAACGCCATCGCCAAGCAGGCCGGCGATCTCAGCGTGCGCGGCTTTCTCGCCGACTACTATTCCACGCCGGCGCATTGGGACGTCAAGACCTCGGCGACGCGCGTACTGCGGGCCCTGAATAGTTGGAGCTACAGTCAGAGCAGCTACATCGAGGGGGGCAGCTACGTCAGCTCGATGTCGCTGATGGTCCTGCGTGGCCGCGACGCGCATCTCTTCCACATGGGCGATACGCTGGTGTTTCGTCTGCGCGGCGCCGAATTCGAGCAGCTCACCCGCGACCACGTCACCGACCTGGGCGGCTATCGTTACCCCTCACGGGCCTTGGGGCTCGACGGCAATCTGGACATCGATTACGCGCAGCTGCCACTCAAGCAGGGCGATCTGTTCCTGTTCACCACCCGGGCGGTGCGTGGCACCTTGATGCCGTCGGATTTCGTGCAGTTGATTCGCGCCGATGTCAGCAATCTCGACGCCGCCTGCGAGCGCCTGGCCGAAGCCGCCCAGGCGCGGGCCGGTGAACGTGGCTACGGCGCCGAGCAATTCTGTTTTCAGTTGGTGCGCATCGATCGCTTGCCCGAGCTCGACTCGGCCACGGTCGACGTGCATCTCGGCAGTCTACCGGTACCCTCGGAACTGGCGGTCGGCGAGCGTCTCGACGGGCTGGAGGTGCTGGACGTGCTGTCGCGTAATGCCCAGTCGCGGGTCTACCGGGTGCGCGACGAGCGCAGCCGTAGCGAGATGCTGCTGCGGGCGCCGAGTCCCGAACTTTCCAGCCGCAATGCCTATCTCGAGCATTTCCTGCTGCAGCAATGGGTCGCCGAGCGGGTCAGTTCGCCGTTCGTCGCCAAGCTGGTCGAACTGCCGCGACCGCGCCGACACCTCTATTACCTGATGGTGGATGTGCGCGGCGAGTCGCTCAGCGACTGGCTGCGGCGTCATCCCCAGGCCAGCCTGGCCCAGCGGCTGGATATCGCCCGCCAACTGGCCAAGGCGGTGCAGGCCCTGCACAGGCGCGACGTGCTGCACCAGCAGATCCATCCCGACACCGTCCTCATCGATCCGCATGGCCAGGTGGTGTTGAGCGATTTCAGCGCCTGTTTCCGGCGCGACGGCGAGAGCGGCAAGGCGCGCGAACTGGCTCGCGAAGTGGGTCTCGGCGTGCACAGCGCGCCGGAATACGCACTGGGCGACGAGGTCGGCCGGCGCAGCGACCAATACGCGCTGGCATCGACCGTCTACTGGCTGTTGACCGGTGACGTGCCCTACGACCGGTCGCCGGGCGAGTTGCGTAGCCATACCGGACTCGAGCAGATGACGTACCGCAGCGCGCGCAGCCGCAACCCGGCGGTGTCGGCGGCGCTCGACGACGCTCTGCGCCGCGCCCTGGACCCGCAGCGTGCGTTGCGCTTTCGGCGGCTGTCCGAATTCCTGGTGGCGCTGCGCGATCCGCGCCAGCGCGGCGGCGATGAGCGCGTGGCGACCGGTACACCGGCCGGCCTCTGGCAGGGGATTGCTGGACTGCTGTTGCTGCTGCTGGTGCTCTCCTGGCTGCTGAAATAA
- a CDS encoding 6-phosphofructokinase — translation MAQHNAFYAQSGGVTAVINASACGVIETCRRHSDRIGKVYAGHNGIIGALTEDLIDVSQESDEAIAALRHTPGGAFGSCRYKLKDIESHRTQYERLIEVFKAHDIRYFFYNGGGDSADTCLKVSQLSEKMGYPLTAIHVPKTVDNDLPITDNSPGFGSVAKYIATSTREAALDIASMCATSTKVFVLEVMGRHAGWIAAAGALAGNGEGQPPHLVIFPEIPFERTKVMARVEQAVKDYGYCVIVVSEGARYADGTFLADAGNTDAFGHRQLGGVAPTLAGMVKQDLGYKYHWAVADYLQRAARHLASKTDVEQAYAVGKKAVELALAGNNAMMPAIKRISDSPYEWRIEAAPLAEVANKEKYMPRDFIREDGFGITASCRRYLSPLIQGEDFPPFENGLPMVAKLKLAKVARKLPEFTL, via the coding sequence ATGGCCCAGCACAACGCCTTCTACGCCCAGTCAGGCGGGGTAACCGCCGTGATCAATGCCAGCGCCTGCGGCGTGATCGAGACGTGCCGTCGCCACAGCGACCGGATCGGCAAGGTCTACGCCGGACACAACGGCATCATCGGCGCCCTGACCGAGGATTTGATCGACGTTTCCCAGGAAAGCGACGAAGCGATCGCTGCCTTGCGCCACACGCCGGGCGGCGCGTTCGGCTCGTGTCGCTACAAGCTCAAGGACATCGAGAGCCACCGCACCCAGTACGAGCGTCTGATCGAGGTGTTCAAGGCTCACGATATCCGTTACTTCTTCTACAACGGCGGCGGCGACAGCGCCGACACCTGCCTCAAGGTCTCGCAGCTCTCCGAGAAGATGGGCTACCCGCTGACCGCGATCCATGTGCCCAAGACGGTCGACAACGATCTGCCGATCACCGACAACTCGCCGGGCTTCGGCAGCGTCGCCAAGTACATCGCCACCTCGACCCGCGAGGCGGCGCTCGACATCGCCTCTATGTGCGCCACCTCGACCAAGGTCTTCGTGCTCGAGGTGATGGGCCGCCACGCCGGCTGGATCGCCGCCGCCGGCGCGCTGGCCGGCAACGGCGAAGGCCAGCCGCCGCACCTGGTTATCTTCCCCGAGATTCCCTTCGAACGCACCAAGGTGATGGCCCGCGTCGAACAGGCGGTGAAGGACTACGGCTACTGCGTGATCGTGGTTTCCGAGGGGGCGCGCTATGCCGACGGCACCTTCCTGGCCGACGCCGGCAACACCGACGCCTTCGGCCACCGCCAGCTGGGTGGCGTGGCGCCGACGCTGGCCGGCATGGTCAAGCAGGACCTGGGCTACAAGTATCACTGGGCGGTCGCCGACTACCTGCAGCGCGCCGCGCGCCACCTGGCCTCGAAGACCGACGTCGAGCAGGCCTACGCGGTCGGCAAGAAGGCCGTGGAACTGGCGCTGGCCGGCAACAACGCGATGATGCCGGCCATCAAGCGGATCAGCGACTCGCCCTACGAGTGGCGCATCGAGGCCGCGCCGCTGGCCGAGGTCGCCAACAAGGAGAAGTACATGCCGCGCGACTTCATTCGCGAGGATGGCTTCGGCATTACCGCCTCCTGCCGGCGCTACCTCTCGCCGCTGATCCAGGGTGAAGATTTCCCACCGTTCGAGAACGGCCTGCCCATGGTGGCCAAGCTTAAGCTGGCCAAGGTCGCGCGCAAGCTGCCCGAGTTCACGCTGTAA
- the mpl gene encoding UDP-N-acetylmuramate:L-alanyl-gamma-D-glutamyl-meso-diaminopimelate ligase has protein sequence MHVHILGICGTFMGSLALLARELGYTVSGSDAHVYPPMSTQLEAADIALMDGYAAANLEPRPDQVIVGNALSRGNPEIEALLNARLSYVSGPQWLAEHVLPGRRVLAVAGTHGKTTTASLLAWLLESAGLAPGFLIGGVPRNFGVSARLGGDDAPFVIEADEYDTAFFDKRSKFVHYRPDVAVLNNLEFDHADIFADLAAIERQFHHLVRTVPGDGRLLVADGEPALERVVKMGCWTPLERFGDAEESAWRLELERDDASRFRVIHDGEDAVVDWSLSGVHNARNALAALAAAATCGVDLARGCATLARFESPRRRQEVRGEIAGIQVIDDFAHHPTAISATLQGLRAATPLGRLLAVIEPRSNTMRLGTLRSRLAESVAEADRVWWYQPPELDWSLDELLETSPVPAQRVDGIAALVAALVDEAQPGDRIVVMSNGGFGGIHEKLLAALEARHG, from the coding sequence ATGCACGTGCACATCCTCGGAATCTGCGGCACCTTCATGGGCAGTCTGGCGCTGCTCGCGCGCGAGTTGGGCTACACCGTCAGCGGCTCCGATGCCCACGTCTATCCGCCGATGAGCACCCAGCTCGAAGCCGCCGATATCGCGCTGATGGACGGCTACGCCGCGGCCAACCTCGAGCCGCGACCCGATCAGGTGATCGTCGGCAACGCCCTGTCCCGCGGCAACCCCGAAATCGAGGCGCTGCTCAACGCGCGGCTGAGCTACGTCTCGGGGCCGCAGTGGCTGGCCGAGCACGTATTGCCCGGACGACGGGTGCTGGCGGTGGCCGGTACCCACGGCAAGACCACCACCGCCAGCTTGCTGGCCTGGCTGCTGGAGAGCGCGGGGCTCGCGCCGGGGTTTCTGATCGGCGGGGTGCCGCGCAACTTCGGCGTCTCGGCGCGCCTCGGCGGAGACGACGCGCCGTTCGTGATCGAGGCCGACGAATACGACACGGCGTTTTTCGACAAGCGCTCCAAGTTTGTGCATTACCGCCCGGATGTCGCGGTGCTCAACAACCTGGAGTTCGATCACGCGGATATCTTCGCCGATCTGGCAGCCATCGAGCGCCAGTTCCATCATCTGGTGCGTACCGTTCCTGGCGATGGCCGGCTGCTGGTCGCCGATGGCGAACCGGCGCTCGAACGGGTCGTGAAGATGGGCTGCTGGACGCCCCTGGAGCGCTTCGGCGATGCCGAAGAGAGCGCCTGGCGGCTGGAGCTGGAGCGTGACGACGCCAGCCGTTTTCGGGTCATTCACGACGGCGAGGATGCGGTGGTCGACTGGTCGCTGAGCGGCGTGCACAACGCCCGCAATGCGCTCGCCGCGCTGGCCGCGGCGGCGACCTGTGGCGTGGACCTGGCACGCGGCTGCGCCACGCTGGCACGCTTTGAGTCACCGCGACGACGCCAGGAGGTGCGCGGCGAGATCGCCGGCATCCAGGTCATCGACGATTTCGCCCACCATCCTACGGCGATTTCCGCCACGCTCCAGGGATTGCGTGCCGCCACTCCGCTGGGACGCCTGCTGGCGGTGATCGAGCCGCGCTCGAACACCATGCGCCTGGGCACGCTGCGCTCGCGGCTGGCCGAGAGCGTCGCCGAGGCCGACCGGGTCTGGTGGTACCAGCCGCCCGAGCTCGACTGGTCGCTGGACGAGCTGCTCGAAACCAGTCCGGTGCCGGCGCAGCGGGTCGACGGCATCGCTGCGCTGGTCGCTGCGCTGGTCGACGAGGCGCAGCCTGGAGATCGCATCGTGGTGATGTCCAACGGCGGCTTCGGCGGCATCCACGAAAAACTGCTGGCGGCCCTGGAGGCGCGGCATGGCTGA
- a CDS encoding flavin prenyltransferase UbiX: protein MAEATFKPPVTVALTGASGAQYGLRLIECLVAAEHEVWVMISKAAHMVIVTETDVRLPAQPARLGEALTARSGAADGQIRCFGREDWMAPVASGSGASTAMVICPCSTGTLSAVATGASNNLIERAADVALKERRRLILVPREAPLSAIHLEHMLALTRQGAVILPAAPGFYHRPTRVEALIDFIVARILNQLGIEHRLIPRWGEPQ from the coding sequence ATGGCTGAGGCGACGTTCAAGCCACCGGTGACCGTCGCGCTGACCGGAGCCTCCGGCGCGCAATACGGGCTGCGCCTGATCGAATGCCTGGTGGCGGCCGAGCACGAAGTCTGGGTGATGATCTCCAAGGCGGCGCACATGGTGATCGTCACCGAGACCGACGTGCGCCTGCCGGCTCAGCCGGCCAGGCTCGGCGAGGCGCTGACCGCCCGCAGCGGCGCCGCCGACGGGCAGATCCGCTGTTTCGGCCGCGAGGACTGGATGGCGCCGGTGGCCTCGGGCTCCGGGGCGTCGACGGCCATGGTGATCTGCCCGTGTTCGACGGGCACGCTGTCGGCGGTCGCCACCGGCGCCAGCAACAACCTGATCGAGCGCGCCGCCGATGTCGCGCTCAAGGAGCGCCGCCGGTTGATCCTGGTGCCGCGCGAGGCGCCATTGTCGGCGATCCATCTCGAGCACATGCTGGCGCTGACCCGGCAGGGTGCGGTGATCCTGCCCGCGGCGCCGGGCTTCTACCATCGTCCGACCCGCGTCGAGGCGCTGATCGACTTCATCGTCGCGCGGATCCTCAATCAATTGGGTATCGAGCATCGTTTGATACCGCGCTGGGGAGAACCGCAGTGA
- a CDS encoding LysE family translocator, translated as MVNLSLLSVFIPTFFMVSLTPGLCMTLSMVLGMTLGVRRALWMMIGELVGVGLVAVAAGAGVATLMLRQPLAFAAFKWLGGAYLVYLGVMMWRSRGRMAIPSEPAAVRDVSRWQLISQGFVTAVANPKGWAFFIALLPPFLDTDLPLAPQLAVLVGMILTLELCSLLLYATGGRTASHLLAKSGNVRLLNRLAGTLMVGVGVWLALG; from the coding sequence ATCGTCAATCTGTCGCTGCTGTCGGTATTCATCCCCACCTTCTTCATGGTCTCGTTGACTCCGGGCCTGTGCATGACGCTGTCGATGGTGCTGGGGATGACCCTCGGCGTTCGCCGCGCGCTGTGGATGATGATCGGTGAACTGGTCGGGGTCGGCCTGGTCGCCGTGGCGGCGGGGGCCGGCGTGGCGACGCTGATGTTGCGGCAACCGCTGGCATTCGCTGCCTTCAAGTGGCTGGGCGGCGCCTACCTGGTGTATCTGGGGGTAATGATGTGGCGCTCGCGGGGACGCATGGCGATTCCCAGCGAGCCCGCCGCGGTACGCGATGTCTCGCGCTGGCAACTGATTTCCCAGGGGTTTGTCACCGCAGTCGCCAATCCCAAGGGCTGGGCGTTCTTCATTGCCCTGCTGCCGCCGTTTCTCGATACCGACCTGCCACTGGCCCCGCAGCTGGCGGTACTGGTCGGGATGATCCTGACCCTCGAGCTGTGCAGCTTGCTGCTCTACGCCACTGGCGGGCGCACCGCCAGCCATCTGCTCGCCAAGAGCGGCAACGTCCGGCTGCTCAATCGCCTCGCCGGCACGCTGATGGTGGGTGTCGGGGTCTGGCTGGCGCTGGGTTAG
- a CDS encoding bifunctional DedA family/phosphatase PAP2 family protein has translation MPSPNWLFLIVAGISLIESLAVVGLLVPGVILITAAASLAGHYDLAIFALLAAAFVGAVIGDGLSFAFGYYQRQRIPQLRPFRNHPEWLARGARFFHRYGVLSVLIGRFFGPVRPIIPLIAGMLHMRPTTFLWSNIGSALLWAPIYVLPGYLLGSTWQQLLDLPSSSRRWLVLLAILVVALAIVFSLLRSQLTRQGRGYRLLAGLARRHPRLRRLWLWLRTTRPEAELPLASLALALISLAALSGWTLWVLEQSGPLPMDRQLQALLGDLSLAPLVAVAEWMAKAGDTFGVLALTAPWAVWLAHRRAYAVLLHMAGALGGIALANTLFKQLAGRVRPDTPDYLIGSFSYPSAHVSTAVVLYGLTAAFVADRLPPRHRAPAYWLAILISVPMALSRLVIGVHWLSDLIGGALLGLLACALVRLSYHSFARHMPPPAPWKILSLASLALLVGRILWLPNA, from the coding sequence ATGCCCTCACCCAACTGGCTTTTTCTGATCGTCGCCGGCATCTCGCTGATCGAGTCGCTGGCCGTCGTCGGTCTGCTGGTGCCCGGCGTGATCTTGATCACCGCCGCGGCCTCGCTGGCCGGACACTACGATCTGGCGATCTTCGCCCTGCTCGCCGCGGCCTTCGTCGGCGCGGTGATCGGCGATGGGCTAAGCTTTGCGTTCGGCTATTACCAGCGCCAGCGCATTCCACAGTTGCGACCGTTTCGCAACCACCCCGAATGGCTGGCCCGCGGCGCGCGCTTCTTCCATCGCTATGGCGTGCTGTCGGTACTGATCGGCCGTTTCTTCGGTCCGGTGCGCCCGATCATCCCGCTAATCGCCGGAATGCTGCACATGCGACCGACCACGTTCCTGTGGTCCAACATCGGTTCGGCACTGCTCTGGGCACCGATCTATGTACTGCCAGGCTACCTGCTGGGCAGCACCTGGCAGCAATTGCTCGACCTGCCCAGCAGCAGCCGACGCTGGCTGGTGCTGCTGGCGATACTCGTCGTCGCGCTGGCGATCGTCTTCTCGTTGCTGCGCAGCCAGCTTACCCGCCAGGGACGTGGCTATCGGTTGCTCGCCGGGCTGGCGCGCCGTCATCCACGACTGCGCCGCCTGTGGCTTTGGCTACGCACCACACGCCCCGAAGCGGAACTGCCGCTGGCCTCGCTGGCGCTGGCGCTGATCAGCCTGGCGGCGCTGTCCGGCTGGACGCTGTGGGTATTGGAGCAAAGCGGCCCGCTGCCCATGGATCGGCAACTGCAGGCCCTGCTGGGGGATCTATCACTCGCCCCCCTGGTAGCTGTCGCCGAATGGATGGCCAAGGCCGGCGACACGTTCGGCGTGCTCGCCCTGACGGCCCCCTGGGCGGTATGGCTGGCGCACCGCCGGGCCTATGCCGTACTGCTGCATATGGCCGGTGCGCTGGGCGGCATCGCGCTGGCCAATACGCTGTTCAAGCAGTTGGCCGGACGCGTGCGGCCCGATACGCCCGATTACCTGATCGGCTCGTTTTCCTACCCCAGCGCGCATGTCTCGACCGCTGTGGTGCTCTATGGACTGACCGCGGCGTTCGTCGCCGACCGACTGCCCCCGCGACATCGGGCACCGGCCTACTGGCTGGCGATTCTGATCAGCGTTCCCATGGCGCTGTCGCGGCTGGTGATTGGCGTGCACTGGCTCAGCGACCTGATTGGCGGCGCCCTGCTCGGCCTGCTGGCCTGTGCGCTGGTACGCCTCAGTTATCACAGCTTTGCGCGGCACATGCCACCACCGGCCCCCTGGAAAATCCTGTCGCTGGCCTCGCTTGCGCTGCTAGTCGGTCGCATCCTGTGGCTGCCAAACGCCTGA
- a CDS encoding diguanylate cyclase domain-containing protein, whose product MAYDDRSRLADWLFRLVYVSGVVLMGSYALWQYMMGHYSDILLPAILTLMLGGALFVRWVNAEFRRLPIYLVLISCYLIVAIDLAHQQATLSLFWLGLPPVLTLLLLPLAPGLLLSLFLTPVWLAIAAPDLTLGPAALAYLTLLGMASLPGWLGHRHAQQCDRSVRRDRDCCALSRETLERRMAAEVERAKALRRPLAALVIHLPQLEMADEQFGRPLLHALLDRICQTIQANSRQHDLLGRQQGSLFWLLLPDTGEAGALIVRERLLHALNREVIAETGTLQSRIQVCRLHAGETRQHFEQRLLSAGLKLMEPAL is encoded by the coding sequence ATGGCTTACGACGACCGCTCGCGCCTGGCCGATTGGTTGTTCCGCCTGGTCTACGTCAGTGGCGTGGTGCTGATGGGCAGCTATGCGCTGTGGCAGTACATGATGGGCCACTACAGCGATATCCTGCTGCCGGCGATACTGACCCTGATGCTCGGCGGGGCGCTGTTCGTACGCTGGGTCAATGCCGAGTTCCGCCGCCTGCCCATCTATCTGGTGCTGATCAGTTGCTACCTGATCGTCGCCATCGACCTGGCCCACCAGCAAGCCACGCTATCGCTATTCTGGCTGGGCCTGCCGCCGGTACTGACGCTGTTGCTGCTGCCGCTCGCCCCGGGGCTGCTGCTGAGCCTGTTCCTGACTCCGGTGTGGCTTGCCATCGCCGCCCCCGACCTGACGCTGGGGCCGGCGGCATTGGCCTACCTGACGCTGCTGGGCATGGCCTCGTTGCCCGGCTGGCTGGGCCATCGTCATGCCCAGCAGTGCGATCGATCGGTACGCCGAGATCGCGATTGCTGCGCGCTGTCGCGCGAAACCCTCGAACGCCGGATGGCCGCCGAGGTCGAGCGGGCCAAGGCACTCAGGCGTCCGCTTGCCGCCCTGGTCATTCACCTCCCCCAACTGGAAATGGCCGACGAGCAGTTCGGCCGCCCGCTGCTGCACGCCCTGCTCGATCGCATCTGCCAGACAATCCAGGCCAACTCGCGCCAGCACGATCTGCTGGGTCGTCAGCAGGGCTCGTTGTTCTGGCTGCTGCTGCCGGACACCGGGGAAGCCGGCGCACTGATCGTCCGCGAGCGCCTGCTGCATGCGCTGAATCGTGAAGTCATCGCCGAGACCGGCACCCTGCAGTCGCGGATTCAAGTTTGCCGCCTACACGCCGGTGAAACTCGCCAGCATTTCGAACAGCGCCTGCTGAGCGCGGGCCTCAAACTGATGGAGCCCGCCCTTTGA
- a CDS encoding glutamate-5-semialdehyde dehydrogenase has product MSPQFATTDVASYMQQLGREARRTSSQLRRATSAAKNAALAAMAARLAASREALLTANESDLERARASGLDAALLDRLALSEARIEAMIEGLHQVAALPDPVGAIDDLRTRPSGIQVGQMRVPLGVIGIIYESRPNVTLEAASLCLKSGNACILRGGSEARESNAAIAECIVAGLADAGLPESAVQVVAMTDRAAVGELIAMPEYVDVIIPRGGKSLIERVARDAKVPVIKHLDGVCHVYIDASADRDKALAIAVNAKTQRYGTCNTLETLLIDAPVAGELLPELAAAYAEHRVELRGCERTRELLPGIKAAEEADWSAEYLAPVLAIRVVDGIDAAIAHIERYGSHHTDAIVSESYTLSRRFLAEVDSSSVMVNASTRFADGFEYGLGAEIGISTNKLHARGPVGLEGLTTRKYIVLGDGQIRE; this is encoded by the coding sequence ATGTCACCACAGTTCGCGACGACCGATGTCGCCTCCTACATGCAACAGCTGGGTCGCGAGGCGCGCCGTACCAGCAGTCAATTGCGGCGTGCCACCAGCGCGGCCAAGAATGCCGCGCTGGCGGCCATGGCGGCGCGCCTCGCGGCCTCCCGCGAGGCGCTGCTGACCGCCAACGAAAGCGATCTGGAGCGCGCACGGGCGTCGGGGCTGGACGCGGCGCTGCTCGATCGGCTGGCGCTCAGCGAGGCGCGCATCGAGGCGATGATCGAAGGCCTGCACCAGGTCGCCGCGCTGCCCGACCCGGTGGGTGCGATCGACGATCTGCGAACCCGGCCGAGCGGCATCCAGGTCGGCCAGATGCGCGTGCCGCTGGGGGTGATCGGGATCATCTACGAGTCGCGTCCCAACGTCACGCTCGAGGCGGCCAGCCTGTGTCTCAAGTCGGGCAATGCCTGCATCCTGCGCGGCGGCTCCGAGGCCCGCGAGAGCAACGCGGCGATCGCCGAATGCATCGTCGCCGGGCTCGCCGATGCCGGGTTGCCGGAAAGCGCGGTGCAGGTGGTGGCGATGACAGATCGCGCCGCGGTGGGGGAGTTGATCGCCATGCCCGAGTATGTCGACGTGATTATTCCGCGCGGCGGCAAGTCGTTGATCGAGCGGGTGGCGCGCGATGCGAAGGTGCCGGTGATCAAGCATCTCGACGGGGTGTGTCATGTGTACATCGATGCCAGCGCCGATCGCGACAAGGCGCTGGCGATCGCCGTCAATGCCAAGACGCAACGCTACGGCACCTGCAATACCTTGGAAACGCTGCTGATCGATGCGCCGGTGGCCGGCGAGCTGCTGCCCGAGCTGGCCGCGGCATACGCCGAACACCGCGTCGAGCTGCGCGGCTGTGAGCGTACCCGTGAGTTGCTGCCGGGAATCAAGGCCGCCGAAGAGGCCGACTGGTCGGCGGAATACCTGGCCCCGGTGCTGGCGATCCGGGTGGTCGATGGCATCGATGCCGCCATCGCGCACATCGAGCGCTACGGTTCGCACCACACCGATGCCATCGTCAGCGAATCCTATACGCTGAGCCGGCGGTTCCTTGCCGAGGTCGATTCCAGCTCGGTGATGGTCAACGCCTCGACGCGCTTCGCCGATGGTTTCGAATACGGCCTGGGTGCCGAGATCGGCATCTCCACCAACAAGCTGCACGCCCGGGGGCCGGTGGGCCTCGAAGGTCTCACGACCCGCAAGTACATCGTGCTGGGCGATGGCCAGATCCGTGAGTGA
- the nadD gene encoding nicotinate-nucleotide adenylyltransferase — translation MARSVSDRISGDAAPRIAMFGGTFDPVHLGHLRSAVELRECLALDRVHMLPAHVPPHREAPGVSAAERLAMLEAGIGDTPGLVADARELDRDGPSYSGETLASLRRDYGEQARLVMSVGMDAFLRLHEWREPQRLFELAHVVVIERPGHRGPLPAALARLVAGREAADAEALLRRPAGGVLHVRLPSRMAISATGLRTRLAAGRSVRYLLPEAVEDYVRSRNLYRSLEPSG, via the coding sequence ATGGCCAGATCCGTGAGTGACCGCATTTCGGGCGACGCCGCGCCGCGCATCGCCATGTTCGGCGGTACGTTCGACCCAGTGCATCTGGGGCATCTGCGCAGTGCCGTCGAACTGCGCGAGTGCCTGGCGCTGGATCGGGTCCATATGCTGCCCGCCCATGTACCGCCGCACCGGGAAGCGCCGGGAGTTTCGGCCGCCGAGCGCCTGGCGATGCTCGAGGCCGGCATCGGCGATACCCCGGGGCTGGTCGCCGACGCCCGGGAGCTGGATCGCGACGGCCCTTCCTACAGCGGCGAGACCCTGGCTTCGCTGCGTCGCGACTACGGCGAGCAGGCGCGCCTGGTGATGAGCGTGGGGATGGATGCCTTCCTCAGGCTGCATGAATGGCGCGAGCCGCAGCGCTTGTTCGAGCTGGCGCACGTGGTGGTGATCGAGCGTCCCGGTCATCGGGGCCCGCTGCCCGCTGCCCTGGCGCGGCTCGTCGCCGGTCGCGAAGCGGCGGATGCCGAGGCGCTGTTGCGTCGGCCGGCGGGCGGCGTGTTGCACGTGAGGCTGCCCAGCCGCATGGCGATCTCCGCCACCGGGTTGCGCACACGCCTGGCCGCGGGCCGCAGCGTACGCTATCTGTTGCCGGAAGCGGTGGAAGACTATGTTCGCTCACGCAATCTTTATCGGTCGTTGGAACCGTCGGGGTAG